The Fusarium musae strain F31 chromosome 10, whole genome shotgun sequence genome window below encodes:
- a CDS encoding hypothetical protein (EggNog:ENOG41~antiSMASH:Cluster_10.4) has translation MLSSRVTLAVRSAAFGQSRRGLATAAAVTSASRSHKVVVVGGGSAGLAISHQLLRSGRFASEDIAVVDPAQWHHYQPGWTLVGAGLKTKEELKMSMPELIDPKLKFYNVSVDALTPEDNSITLGTGDKVNYEHLVVAPGIKINYDSIKGLPEALAERNGPVSSIYGYDYCDKVFPNIQRLQKGNAIFTQPAGVIKCAGAPQKAMWLALDHWKQTGLYDPKNPSGSPIKITFATGLPVMFGVPKYSAELEKLRQERGVEGLFQHDLVAIEGNNAVFANGENKVTKPFDFLHVVPKMGPHAFVKKSALANEAGYVDVNDNTLRHSKFANVWSAGDASSLPTSKTVAAVTSEAPVLVSNLLRALDGKEPEPAYDGYTSCPLLTQYGKVMLAEFKYGGVPKETFGEILGIDQAVPRRSFYHLKKDFFPWVYKNYMVKGTWGGPKGWIK, from the coding sequence ATGCTTTCGAGTCGTGTGACACTGGCAGTTCGATCTGCGGCCTTTGGCCAGTCTCGGAGGGGTCTCGCTACCGCTGCGGCCGTGACATCTGCTAGCCGGAGTCACAAggtggttgttgttggaggaggCTCTGCTGGTCTCGCCATCAGCCATCAACTTCTCCGGAGCGGCCGATTCGCCAGTGAAGATATCGCCGTTGTTGACCCTGCTCAGTGGCACCATTACCAACCTGGATGGACACTCGTTGGTGCTGgactcaagaccaaggaggagTTGAAAATGTCCATGCCCGAGCTTATCGACCCCAAGCTAAAGTTTTACAACGTCAGCGTTGATGCCCTCACTCCTGAGGACAACAGCATCACTCTTGGAACTGGCGACAAGGTCAACTACGAGCACCTCGTTGTTGCGCCAggcatcaagatcaactACGACAGCATCAAAGGCCTTCCCGAAGCACTTGCCGAGCGCAACGGTCCTGTTTCTTCCATCTACGGCTACGACTACTGCGACAAGGTCTTCCCCAACATTCAGCGCCTCCAGAAGGGTAACGCCATCTTCACCCAGCCCGCCGGCGTCATCAAATGCGCCGGTGCTCCCCAAAAGGCCATGTGGCTTGCCCTCGACCACTGGAAGCAGACTGGTCTCTATGACCCCAAGAACCCCTCTGGCTCTCCTATCAAGATCACCTTCGCCACCGGTCTTCCCGTCATGTTCGGTGTTCCCAAGTACAGTgccgagcttgagaagctgcgACAAGAGCGTGGAGTTGAAGGTCTTTTCCAGCATGATCTTGTTGCTATTGAGGGCAACAACGCTGTCTTTGCCAATGGCGAGAACAAGGTCACCAAGCCGTTTGACTTCCTGCACGTCGTTCCCAAGATGGGACCTCATGCTTTCGTCAAGAAGAGCGCTCTCGCCAACGAGGCTGGCTATGTTGACGTCAACGACAACACCCTCCGCCATAGCAAGTTCGCTAACGTCTGGTCTGCTGGCGATGCTTCAAGCCTTCCTACCTCCAAGACTGTCGCCGCTGTCACCTCAGAGGCGCCCGTCCTTGTTAGCAACCTACTACGTGCCCTTGATGGCAAGGAGCCTGAGCCCGCCTATGATGGCTACACCTCATGCCCTCTTCTCACACAATACGGCAAGGTGATGCTGGCCGAGTTCAAGTATGGTGGCGTTCCCAAGGAGACTTTCGGTGAGATTCTCGGCATTGACCAAGCCGTTCCCCGCCGCTCGTTCTACCACTTGAAGAAGGACTTCTTCCCCTGGGTTTACAAGAACTACATGGTCAAGGGAACATGGGGAGGACCTAAGGGCTGGATTAAATAG
- a CDS encoding hypothetical protein (antiSMASH:Cluster_10.4): MSYNHSPVSPPAARRESYLWSGKKGFYLDAKALKLLCIIECYERCLHTRRNQLDLNTRDLEKIDFYSSKAKLNWFGSLRRRLSEQFDREKQRERQIDQLRTKLLEVQIILDSESIARSEARLAKLQAKFEPMIQWQSVEAEKEYHKWLWEEKNREDTKNDLKIEQKRKDRERWEGKWQEFLLSNGAKKEVSRGHPKLWGSFLL, encoded by the coding sequence ATGTCGTACAATCACTCACCAGTGTCACCACCAGCTGCACGACGTGAGTCCTACTTATGGTCCGGAAAGAAAGGATTCTACCTCGACGCTAAAGCGCTCAAACTTCTCTGCATAATCGAATGCTACGAGCGCTGTCTCCACACTCGGAGGAATCAACTCGACCTCAACACCCGTGACCTCGAGAAAATAGATTTCTACAGCTCGAAAGCCAAACTCAACTGGTTCGGGTCACTTCGTCGGCGATTAAGCGAGCAGTTCGATCGCGAGAAACAGCGCGAGCGCCAGATTGACCAGTTACGCACCAAACTCCTGGAAGTCCAGATTATTTTGGATAGCGAGTCGATTGCCAGGAGTGAGGCGAGGCTAGCGAAGCTTCAGGCAAAGTTTGAACCGATGATCCAGTGGCAGAGTgtagaggctgagaaggaataCCATAAATGGCTCTGGGAGGAGAAGAATCGAGAAGACACGAAGAATGACTTGAAGATTGAGCAGAAAAGGAAGGATAGGGAACGGTGGGAGGGGAAGTGGCAGGAGTTTCTGTTGAGCAACggagccaagaaggaggtttCTAGGGGACATCCTAAACTGTGGGGTTCTTTTCTGCTGTGA
- a CDS encoding hypothetical protein (EggNog:ENOG41~antiSMASH:Cluster_10.4) yields MDFVNYYKILQLPHTANQDEIKTAYRQLAKTMHPDKNPDDNQATLNFQNVTCILSSWKLNDAYSTLSDLRKRRVYDIAPHWVDRRQVEQFIGQFKSCASKAVQQVIIQKRRIEQKQEAVRALEDEILTARFEMIEIYECGAGPSNLERTKEYPQIQAQERIKAELEADLKEEEEKLASLERQVLEFNLRLSYWENKWNVFYGESYS; encoded by the exons ATGGATTTTGTTAACTACTACAAAATATTGCAGCTGCCTCACACAGCGAATcaagatgagatcaagacGGCTTATCGACAACTGGCCAAGACGATGCATCCAGATAAGAACCCCGATGATAACCAAGCCACTTTAAACTTCCAAAACGTTA CGTGTATACTAAGCAGCTGGAAGCTCAACGATGCATACTCTACACTATCAGACCTAAGAAAACGACGAGTCTATGACATAGC TCCACACTGGGTTGATAGACGTCAAGTAGAGCAGTTCATTGGGCAGTTCAAGTCTTGCGCATCAAAAGCCGTGCAACAAGTGATCATCCAAAAGAGAAGGATAGAACAGAAACAAGAAGCTGTACGAGCTCTCGAAGACGAGATCCTCACAGCGAGGTTCGAAATGATCGAGATATATGAGTGCGGGGCTGGGCCGTCAAATTTGGAACGCACCAAAGAATACCCTCAGATCCAGGCGCAAGAGAGAATTAAGGCTGAACTGGAAGCCGatctcaaggaggaggaagaaaagctcGCAAGTCTCGAAAGGCAAGTTCTGGAGTTTAACCTTCGACTCTCATATTGGGAAAATAAGTGGAACGTTTTCTACGGTGAATCTTATTCTTAG
- a CDS encoding hypothetical protein (EggNog:ENOG41~antiSMASH:Cluster_10.4), whose amino-acid sequence MRFTNPKSLVAFTALPFLARCFSIIETSSGATVASAIFSGPGLMIMGVSSLGEMSMGTFTDGPFGLGSGGMLTSGKATGAYTSGDRNVDNGVGIGYDWVCAPGTQNINALQVQLQLEPGFNGVRIEFVFATEEAPSTLGNMDAISILDIALGAPIQYASDTDGNQINALSPFLLTPDAIVPPDSLTGYTRSSPPLVRTIMATSGTVNVVLSVCDVGDAFNDSGFLLRAEGCIDCDFGSDKVEVNYVYETTTLPPGEQPYTSTIPASDTASGTFIVFVEATGVTTTTVEATTTADETTTTGETTTTGETTTTGETTTTGETTTTGETTMTGETTTTGDTTTTTGEVTSTTTAESTTTTTDDLTTTSVGVTTTTEVSTTTAETTTTAETTTTAETTTTAIGEVTTTELVSTTEESTSVFFETTTATTDITSESVFTTEETSITEQFTTVITSKLKTTTTAEVSTSTEEMTSSATVEFSTSTDVEPILSTTSEIVSTSVDLGPVLASDTTTSESIVPTTDELIESTTTSTSESSTVIPEASSESMTSSTVSTALLSVSSEATFHSEETSTSASEVIPETTSAPLEPVTSSSPEVPTTSSSNAPPATSSPVDGPSNIDTIRGYTYKGCLGSADGYPSFNLIGSGANMTTSSCVALARGRAYVGIYDRSCYASDSLDSTSLVLNGRCDIPCPGDSSHFCGGLVVSSSERRWVGPRKSLDRRAAPANILLTLYALDDEPPSPGETSTESEVPVTTQDGITAIPTNAISSGPAAAVTEIMTESVTLQPVETVIDSVTQPGETLVETTVTTVTYTIVDPHNPSTMTVTEYCATLSYEPCSRCAHPPVPTVEMTTYVMPCKACGYHGENEVTITAPCAAATESTKNHAHDSQGLVNAFAPTRGAYHSVPGPVRTVTTALRDAKPTAGHIESTRPSQHQPSDGKNTVPSAGHAQPHAVPSQSSSRTSDKVTTVSGVVVAGAGRYETGILSSFVMIFIALGVIL is encoded by the exons ATGAGGTTTACCAATCCCAAGTCTCTGGTCGCGTTTACGGCACTTCCCTTCTTGGCCAGATGCTTCTCTATCATCGAAACATCCAGTGGCGCTACGGTAGCTTCCGCCATCTTCAGCGGGCCAGGTCTCATGATCATGGGTGTCAGTTCGCTCGGTGAAATGAGCATGGGAACATTTACCGATGGACCATTCGGCCTCGGGAGTGGAGGTATGCTGACCAGCGGAAAAGCAACTGGAGCCTACACCTCGGGGGATCGAAACGTCGATAACGGCGTTGGAATTGGTTACGATTGGGTTTGTGCCCCAGGTACCCAGAACATCAACGCTTTACAAGTTCAGCTGCAACTTGAACCTGGGTTCAACGGTGTCCGCATCGAATTCGTGTTTGCTACAGAGGAAGCTCCAAG CACCCTTGGTAATATGGATGCTATATCCATCCTTGATATAGCCCTTGGCGCCCCGATTCAATACGCCTCTGATACCGATGGGAATCAAATAAATGCCTTGTCTCCTTTCCTACTCACACCGGATGCCATCGTCCCCCCAGACAGTCTCACGGGGTACACACGATCCTCACCACCACTTGTGAGGACGATAATGGCTACTAGCGGTACCGTGAACGTGGTGTTATCCGTCTGTGACGTTGGAGATGCATTCAACGACTCTGGTTTCCTTCTCCGAGCAGAGGGTTGTATTGACTGCGACTTTGGATCTGACAAAGTTGAGGTCAACTATGTTTACGAAACAACGACACTCCCTCCTGGAGAACAACCTTACACTTCTACTATTCCTGCGTCAGACACCGCATCTGGTACTTTTATTGTTTTCGTGGAGGCTACCGGAGTTACCACTACTACAGTTGAAGCCACCACAACTGCTGATGAGACAACCACGACTGGGGAGACAACCACGACTGGGGAGACAACCACGACTGGGGAGACAACCACGACTGGGGAGACAACCACGACTGGGGAGACAACCATGACTGGGGAGACAACCACGACGGGGGACACAACCACTACAACTGGGGAAGTGACTAGCACCACCACTGCTGAATCAACAACTACGACGACGGATGATCTGACAACTACAAGTGTTGGAGTAACAACAACCACGGAGGTGTCTACGACAACCGCCGAGACTACGACAACAGCCGAGACTACGACAACAGCTGAGACTACGACCACCGCCATTGGCGAGGTCACCACAACGGAGCTGGTTTCAACAACTGAAGAGTCAACCTCGGTATTCTTTGAGACTACCACCGCCACGACTGATATCACATCGGAGTCGGTTTTCACCACAGAGGAAACAAGCATCACAGAACAGTTCACAACTGTCATCACTAGCAAACTGAAAACAACCACGACTGCCGAGGTGTCAACTTCTACTGAGGAAATGACATCATCTGCAACAGTTGAGTTCTCAACATCTACTGACGTTGAGCCAATCCTCAGCACTACCAGTGAGATCGTTTCCACCAGCGTTGACCTGGGACCTGTTCTTGCTTCAGATACAACGACAAGCGAGTCTATTGTGCCGACTACAGATGAACTGATTGAGTCCACTACGACAAGCACATCTGAGTCTAGCACTGTTATCCCTGAGGCCTCTAGCGAGTCTATGACCTCCTCAACTGTCAGCACCGCTCTCCTTTCAGTTTCCTCTGAAGCTACCTTTCATTCGGAGGAGACTTCGACTTCGGCCTCAGAAGTGATCCCAGAGACCACGTCTGCTCCACTGGAACCAGTGACGTCCAGTTCTCCCGAAGTCccaacaacttcatcatccaATGCCCCTCCGGCAACATCCTCTCCTGTTGATGGCCCTTCAAACATCGATACCATTCGTGGGTATACCTACAAGGGTTGCCTTGGATCCGCAGATGGTTACCCTAGCTTCAACCTGATAGGCTCCGGTGCAAACATGACCACTTCAAGCTGCGTTGCCTTGGCTAGGGGCCGAGCCTACGTAGGAATCTATGATCG ATCTTGTTATGCTTCAGACTCCCTTGACTCAACTAGCCTGGTGCTGAACGGCCGATGTGATATTCCCTGTCCGGGTGATAGCAGCCATTTCTGTGGTGGTCTGGTTGTATCCTCTTCAGAGCGCCGTTGGGTCGGTCCACGTAAATCACTTGATAGGCGAGCTGCGCCAGCCAATATCCTCTTGACCCTGTACGCTCTAGATGATGAGCCTCCTTCGCCTGGTGAGACCAGCACGGAGAGTGAGGTGCCAGTTACCACGCAAGATGGAATCACAGCCATTCCAACAAATGCGATTTCCTCTGGGCCGGCGGCCGCTGTCACGGAAATTATGACTGAGTCTGTTACCCTTCAGCCGGTCGAGACAGTTATCGACTCTGTTACACAGCCAGGAGAGACACTGGTCGAGACTACGGTTACTACAGTCACTTACACTATCGTCGACCCACACAACCCTTCAACCATGACTGTTACCGAGTACTGTGCTACTTTGTCTTACGAGCCTTGCAGTCGTTGCGCTCACCCCCCCGTTCCCACTGTCGAGATGACCACTTACGTTATGCCTTGTAAGGCCTGCGGTTATCATGGCGAGAACGAAGTCACAATCACTGCACCTTGTGCTGCCGCCACAGAGTCAACCAAAAATCATGCTCATGACTCTCAAGGCTTGGTTAATGCTTTTGCGCCCACCCGAGGTGCATATCATAGTGTACCGGGGCCTGTCAGAACAGTCACCACAGCACTCAGAGATGCCAAACCTACCGCTGGTCATATTGAGAGTACCAGGCCCAGCCAGCATCAACCCAGCGACGGGAAGAATACAGTTCCTAGCGCTGGGCACGCACAGCCCCATGCGGTGCCTTCTCAGTCTTCTTCTAGGACCAGTGATAAGGTTACTACAGTGTCGGGAGTTGTAGTTGCGGGAGCTGGGCGCTACGAAACGGGTATCTTGAGCTCCTTCGTGATGATATTCATTGCCCTGGGTGTTATCTTGTAG
- a CDS encoding hypothetical protein (SMCOG1034:cytochrome P450~antiSMASH:Cluster_10.4): MTSPIAVFAIPAVVFALLLRFIVQSFRSPLRTVPGPTAARFTDGWYFWKVWKGSFQDVNLDLHKRYGTIVRYGPNRYSFNDLEAAKTIYGLGTHFPKSSWYSAWASPGTWAIFSDQSVKRHNQNRKLYQATYAMSSLVHYEPFVDDCADIFTQRLSEMSSTSTHLPVDMRHWFQCYAFDVIGLITYAKRFGFLDSGDDVGNVIGALEDHLGYATLVGIFPSLHKYLFKIRNWLAGGKGTGRVYILNFTNERIRQAQVAPKPVAAESEVTMEDFLTKFLAKHAASPDVFTQYHVLMGCTSNMVAGSDTTAISLSAVLYYLLKNPDCLQKLRAEIDDLTARGELSKSPTFKESQQMVYFQAVIKEALRMHPATGLPLERVVPEGGATICGRFFPEGTIVGINTWVAHRDTRVFGQDANSFNPDRWLTAESERLSMMNRYYMPVRFLY; encoded by the exons ATGACGTCCCCGATTGCGGTGTTTGCTATCCCAGCTGTGGTTTTTGCACTCCTGCTGCGGTTCATCGTCCAATCTTTTCGCTCTCCACTACGGACTGTTCCAGGCCCTACTGCCGCCCGATTCACAGATGGCTGGTACTTCTGGAAGGTTTGGAAGGGCTCATTCCAGGACGTAAACCTGGATCTGCACAAGAGATACG GAACTATTGTACGATATGGGCCCAACCGATATAGTTTCAACGATCTCGAGGCAGCCAAGACAATCTACGGTCTGGGCACTCACTTCCCAAAGTCGTCGTGGTACTCGGCCTGGGCAAGTCCCGGCACATGGGCCATCTTCAGCGATCAATCAGTGAAGCGCCATAACCAGAACCGAAAGCTGTACCAAGCGACATATGCAATGTCCTCCCTTGTTCACTACGAGCCCTTCGTCGATGATTGCGCCGACATCTTTACTCAACGTCTATCCGAAATGTCCAGCACCTCGACTCATCTACCTGTCGACATGCGACACTGGTTCCAGTGCTACGCATTCGATGTCATCGGCCTAATCACATATGCAAAGCGTTTCGGCTTCCTAGACAGTGGAGACGATGTTGGTAATGTCATCGGTGCTTTGGAAGACCATTTGGGTTATGCGACCCTCGTTGGCATCTTCCCGAGTCTGCACAAGtacctcttcaagatcaggAACTGGCTTGCCGGAGGAAAGGGAACCGGACGCGTATACATCTTGAACTTCACAAACGAGAGGATTCGTCAAGCCCAGGTAGCTCCCAAGCCTGTCGCCGCAGAGAGTGAGGTTACCATGGAAGACTTTCTCACCAAATTTCTGGCTAAGCATGCTGCCTCACCAGATGTCTTTACTCAGTATCATGTTCTCATGGGATGTACATCGAATATGGTCGCGGGCTCAGATACAACCGCAATCAGTCTCTCAGCTGTTCTGTACTATTTGCTGAAGAACCCGGATTGCCTGCAGAAGCTGAGGGCCGAGATCGATGACTTGACAGCACGAGGAGAACTGTCGAAATCTCCCACCTTCAAGGAAAGTCAACAGATGGTCTATTTCCAGGCTGTTATCAAGGAGGCACTACGAATGCATCCCGCTACAGGTCTCCCACTCGAAAGAGTTGTTCCCGAGGGCGGCGCAACGATATGCGGACGATTCTTCCCAGAAGGA ACTATTGTTGGTATCAACACATGGGTAGCGCATCGTGATACTCGAGTGTTTGGCCAAGATGCGAACTCCTTCAACCCCGACAGATGGCTCACtgctgagagtgagagacTCTCCATGATGAACCGTTACTATATGCCTGTGAGATTCCTCTACTAA
- a CDS encoding putative NRPS-like protein biosynthetic cluster (EggNog:ENOG41~antiSMASH:Cluster_10.4~SMCOG1002:AMP-dependent synthetase and ligase) yields MADANYFTCTLGEAARLKREDDNAETWTTVVELIDDQAERIPDAPALGFATFTHLKSTQDTSKHAAAILSTHLPKEPKSLKIGVLSSSSTEFVLTWLGLMRLGYTVLLLAPQLAPPAVQHLCETLDIRHVFVDDIYEYRARGLSDDIEIIKIPSYKDDSPTDSLEQTPGVSETAYICHTSGTSSGLPKPIPQTQFGVMGALYSFPGKNKPATFSTTPLYHGGFPDCLRAWTSGASIWFFSEGQAPITGANIMRAIEFARSHSPIPVKYFSSVPYVLQMLSEEYGGIEVLQTMDLVGVGGAALPPAIGDKLVDEGVNLLSRMGSAECGFLMSSHRGYAKDKDWQFLRAINDPKLIEFEPRENGLSELVVKPDWPFLIKTNREDGSYATSDLFEPHSSIPNAWRYHSRADAQITLANGKKFDPSPIEGSILASSKLLQDVLIFGSGRDYAGALLFPSSSDLSADEVIGSVWPHIDKLNADSQTHTRINKTMLLVVPVKEGVKPLEKSSKGTILRRQAEEKYSDEIEGAYSNTSSSTKIPQEGLQKAVQDCFEQVLGQHVEPDQDLYRQGVDSIACIQIRKLLEQTCLSSEDGRLPLNVIYDQGTVNSLVEYLERANSGDSGDYELNADLDESELNLMQALAEKYSNFDPASHDTSSIIGAGASSFASGGRTQAQQNREALDEKKGLAQMAMKIVQDPNDRPTRVVLTGATGFLGAHILHLLRDDPKVDRIYCLLRADGPFAAQKRISEALFQRFLPPLEPRQDKVVCLPCDLTQSDLGLSGQQLREISATATKIIHSAWAVNFSLRLNSFEDQILSTKNLINIAIETDAQFIFVSSIAAVSDSTSRPIAEKLSQDPREASLLGYSRSKWVAEQICDAVNKKHESPLASIVRVGQLCSNEAGVWNTTEAYPLLLSTSKIIGCLPDLPNEVLNWLPVEQAAQAVVEIASTTSNGSGTPVYHVLNPHTTPTWKEMLDWLATSNESPGFEIVSSSEWLERLEKALSDDSANHPSQALLGLWKGSYAKDKENGGASEGHESSLFDVAQTQKVSASIRDVKPLTRERLIKTWKWVNENIKG; encoded by the exons ATGGCGGATGCGAATTATTTTACTTGTACGCTGGGCGAAGCTGCGAGATTGAAGCGAGAGGACGACAATGCCGAAACATGGACAACAGTGGTGGAATTGATAGATGACCAGGCTGAGAGAATTCCTGATGCACCGGCTTTGGGTTTCGCGACATTTACACATTTGAAGTCTACCCAAG ACACATCAAAGCATGCCGCAGCGATACTTTCAACTCATTTGCCAAAGGAACCCAAGTCCCTGAAAATAGGCGTTCTATCGTCTAGTAGCACCGAGTTTGTCTTGACATGGCTCGGTTTGATGCGCTTGGGCTATACTGTTTTGCTTCTTGC GCCTCAATTGGCGCCACCCGCTGTTCAGCATCTTTGTGAGACTCTAGACATTAGACATGTTTTCGTTGATGACATCTACGAATACAGAGCGCGCGGGCTCTCCGACGACATTGAGATCATCAAAATACCTTCATATAAAGATGATTCACCAACAGATAGCTTGGAGCAGACCCCCGGTGTTTCGGAAACAGCGTACATATGTCACACTTCGGGAACTTCATCAGGACTACCGAAGCCTATCCCCCAAACGCAGTTCGGAGTGATGGGAGCTCTGTACAGTTTTCCCGGAAAGAACAAGCCTGCGACATTTTCCACTACTCCCCTCTATCATGGTGGATTCCCAGATTGCCTAAGGGCGTGGACAAGCGGTGCTTCGATATGGTTCTTCTCCGAAGGACAGGCTCCCATCACAGGCGCCAATATTATGAGAGCCATCGAGTTTGCACGCTCGCACAGTCCAATACCCGTCAAATACTTCTCATCAGTCCCGTATGTGCTTCAGATGCTGTCAGAAGAGTATGGGGGCATCGAAGTTCTTCAGACAATGGACCTGGTTGGTGTCGGCGGCGCTGCTCTCCCGCCAGCCATAGGCGACAAGCTCGTAGACGAAGGCGTGAATCTCCTCTCGCGCATGGGGAGTGCAGAATGTGGGTTTCTGATGTCTTCACATAGGGGCTATGCCAAAGACAAGGACTGGCAATTCCTCCGGGCCATTAATGATCCAAAGCTTATCGAATTCGAACCTCGCGAGAATGGACTCTCGGAGCTTGTTGTGAAGCCTGACTGGCCTTTCTTGATCAAAACAAATCGCGAAGATGGATCATATGCGACTTCTGATCTGTTTGAACCACACTCATCAATCCCCAATGCGTGGCGGTATCACAGCAGAGCCGATGCACAGATCACTCTTGCTAACGGAAAGAAGTTTGATCCTTCGCCTATTGAAGGAAGCATACTTGCTTCTAGCAAACTACTACAGGACGTTCTCATCTTTGGCAGTGGAAGAGACTATGCCGGAGCActtctcttcccttcctCGAGCGACCTCAGTGCAGATGAAGTGATCGGATCAGTCTGGCCGCATATCGACAAGTTGAACGCGGACAGTCAAACCCATACTCGAATCAACAAAACGATGCTGTTAGTAGTCCCTGTCAAAGAGGGTGTGAAACCGCTGGAGAAGAGTAGCAAGGGGACTATCCTTCGCCGgcaagctgaagagaagtACTCGGATGAAATTGAAGGGGCTTACAGCAACACTTCATCTTCGACGAAAATCCCTCAAGAGGGGCTTCAAAAGGCGGTTCAAGATTGCTTTGAGCAAGTCCTCGGCCAGCATGTTGAGCCGGATCAAGACTTGTATCGCCAGGGCGTGGACTCCATCGCTTGTATACAAATCCGAAAGCTACTTGAACAGACTTGTCTATCGTCCGAGGATGGTCGGCTTCCTCTGAATGTCATCTACGATCAAGGCACCGTCAACTCGCTCGTTGAGTATTTGGAACGAGCAAATTCAGGCGATTCAGGCGACTACGAGCTGAACGCTGACCTCGATGAGTCAGAACTCAACCTCATGCAAGCTCTCGCTGAGAAGTACAGCAATTTTGATCCAGCCTCGCATGATACCAGCAGTATCATTGGGGCAGGGGCATCCTCTTTTGCGAGTGGTGGCAGAACCCAAGCACAGCAAAATCGCGAAGCATTAGATGAAAAGAAAGGGCTAGCCCAGATGGCTATGAAGATCGTTCAAGACCCCAATGATCGCCCCACGCGCGTGGTACTCACCGGCGCGACGGGGTTCCTCGGGGCACATatacttcatcttcttcgggaTGACCCAAAAGTTGACAGGATCTACTGTCTGCTCCGAGCTGACGGTCCATTTGCAGCTCAGAAACGGATATCTGAAGCCCTCTTCCAACGATTTCTACCACCTCTAGAACCACGTCAGGATAAAGTCGTCTGTCTTCCGTGCGATTTAACGCAGAGTGATCTTGGACTTTCTGGACAACAGCTTCGGGAGATTTCGGCGACTGCTACGAAGATAATTCACTCAGCCTGGGCGGTCAACTTTAGTCTTCGACTCAACTCATTCGAAGATCAGATTTTGAGTACAAAAAACTTGATCAATATCGCTATAGAGACTGATGCGCAATTCATCTTTGTCAGCTCCATTGCGGCAGTGAGTGACTCTACTTCTCGACCGATTGCTGAAAAGCTCTCCCAGGACCCTAGAGAAGCTTCACTACTTGGCTACTCACGCTCCAAGTGGGTAGCCGAACAGATCTGCGATGCGGTGAACAAGAAACATGAGTCTCCTCTGGCCTCGATCGTTCGGGTCGGTCAACTTTGTAGTAATGAAGCTGGAGTCTGGAATACCACCGAGGCGTATCCGCTACTGCTCTCAACATCCAAGATTATAGGATGTCTGCCTGATCTTCCAAATGAAGTGCTCAACTGGCTTCCCGTCGAGCAAGCTGCCCAAGCTGTTGTCGAAATTGCatccaccacctccaatGGCTCGGGGACGCCTGTCTACCATGTCTTGAACCCACATACCACGCCAACGTGGAAAGAAATGCTGGACTGGTTAGCTACCAGTAACGAGAGCCCTGGGTTTGAGATCGTCTCATCATCGGAGTGGCTTGAGCGCTTGGAGAAGGCGTTGAGCGACGACAGCGCCAATCATCCGTCACAGGCTCTTCTAGGTCTGTGGAAGGGGTCATATGCCAAGGATAAGGAGAATGGAGGTGCAAGTGAGGGTCATGAGAGTTCTTTATTCGATGTTGCTCAGACACAGAAGGTCTCTGCTTCAATACGGGACGTTAAGCCACTGACTCGTGAGCGGCTGATCAAGACTTGGAAGTGGGTGAACGAGAATATCAAGGGCTGA